From a region of the Vanrija pseudolonga chromosome 2, complete sequence genome:
- the etfrf1 gene encoding Electron transfer flavoprotein regulatory factor 1 gives MSLAALRTAARRPLTATVAPAAARWASTATATAPVEEASSSAAAPPAEPLDVEALRQHAKKLYKELHRLGRDYPDPEYNFNGRLRRAFEKNATITDPEKLKKQLELAEHIKKEVLAMLSLKKYRHLRRAYHKDEPPRALNLNGEKDKEVEVSSDPIGKLAPTPPPSA, from the exons ATGTCCCTCGCAGCCCTCCGtaccgccgcccgccgcccactaACGGCGaccgtcgcccccgccgccgcccgctggGCGTCAACCGCGACGGCCACCGcgcccgtcgaggaggcgtcgagctcggccgctgCACCGCCCGCtgagccgctcgacgtcgaggccctccGCCAGCACGCTAAGAAGCTCTACAAGGAG CTGCACCGTCTCGGTCGCGACTA CCCCGACCCAGAGTACAACTTCAACGGCCGTCTGCGCCGTGCATTCGAGA AGAACGCAACCATCACGGACCCcgagaagctcaagaagcagctcgagctcgccgagcacatCAAGAAGG AGGTCCTCGCCATGCTCAGCCTCAAGAAGTaccgccacctccgccgcgcgtACCACAAGGACGagccgcctcgcgcgctgaATCTCAACGgcgagaaggacaaggaggtcgaggtgtcCTCTGACCCCATCGGCAagctcgcgccgacgccgcccccgagcGCATGA
- the cox17 gene encoding Cytochrome c oxidase copper chaperone, translating into MAEAAACPIDVAPAKEVNPLNPQGLKPCCACPETKSVRDDCFIKFSADEAPTRCADLIEAHKACMRGYGFKV; encoded by the exons ATGGCTGAAGC cgccgcctgccccatcgacgtcgcccccgccaaggaggtcaaCCCCCTCAACCCCCAGGGCCTCAAGCC ATGCTGCGCGTGCCCCGAGACCAAGTCGGTCCGTGACGACTGCTTCATCAAGttctcggccgacgaggccccCACCCGCTGCGCCGATTTGATAGAGGCCCACAAGGCCTGCATGCGCGGCTACGGCTTCAAGGTCTAA